One window of Botrimarina mediterranea genomic DNA carries:
- a CDS encoding O-antigen ligase family protein: MLVPALLAGLAVALLLAARAPKLSVVTQVVGVVLVGYVLGYDFWHADAGPIPLTLERLALVAVVGLAAWRLWVGQAPRPVPIGLDWSIALLCGYLTISCLLNKPGDSVELPTSPLFRLVVSFWAPAALYAVLRTSVIDGPAARWLMTLLACLGVYLGVTALLETAGVWSLVFPKYIANPELGLHFGRARGPALNSVSLGVHLVVCCTAAWLLIPRASRPMQLFWFGACGLMALGVVLTFTRSTWLGLMGAVLVVTCLQLPRVWRKPAFVTASVLGVLLLVVGKDAIVELKREDSGAVSAHSVQQREAFAYVSAQMFKDTPLWGVGFGRFYDKKLPYLTDRRQSFELESIRPLHHHNTLLGLLVETGMLGLFAFLAVLAGMAWVGWRLAHDMTLSSDCNRLGLLCLGAVVNYLPSALFHDLSLIHSEQWLLFTVAGAATGCWLNADRSAIESDDALPFPSVADAPPQQAVA, translated from the coding sequence ATGCTCGTCCCTGCGCTACTCGCCGGCCTGGCGGTCGCTCTGCTGTTGGCAGCGCGGGCGCCGAAGCTATCGGTCGTCACTCAGGTCGTGGGCGTTGTCCTCGTGGGTTACGTGCTCGGCTACGACTTCTGGCACGCCGACGCCGGACCGATCCCGCTGACGCTCGAGCGTCTGGCGCTCGTCGCCGTCGTTGGTCTGGCGGCGTGGCGGCTCTGGGTCGGCCAGGCGCCCCGTCCCGTGCCGATCGGCCTCGACTGGTCGATCGCCCTGTTGTGCGGCTACCTGACGATCAGCTGCCTGCTCAACAAACCCGGTGATAGCGTCGAGCTGCCCACGTCACCACTCTTCCGCTTAGTCGTTAGCTTCTGGGCGCCGGCGGCGCTGTACGCGGTGCTGCGGACCTCGGTGATCGACGGCCCCGCCGCGCGGTGGCTGATGACGCTTTTGGCGTGCCTGGGCGTTTATCTCGGCGTCACGGCGTTGCTCGAAACCGCCGGCGTCTGGTCACTCGTCTTCCCGAAGTATATCGCCAACCCCGAACTCGGCCTCCACTTCGGCCGCGCCCGCGGCCCGGCGCTCAACTCGGTGAGCCTCGGCGTCCATCTCGTCGTCTGCTGCACCGCGGCGTGGCTGCTCATCCCTCGCGCCAGCCGCCCGATGCAGCTCTTCTGGTTCGGAGCCTGTGGGTTGATGGCGTTGGGAGTCGTACTCACGTTCACACGCTCGACGTGGCTTGGGCTGATGGGCGCGGTGCTCGTGGTGACGTGCTTGCAACTGCCACGGGTGTGGCGGAAGCCGGCGTTCGTCACGGCGAGCGTCCTCGGCGTGTTGTTACTCGTCGTCGGCAAAGACGCCATCGTCGAATTGAAACGCGAAGACTCCGGCGCTGTCTCGGCCCACTCGGTCCAGCAGCGTGAGGCGTTCGCGTACGTCTCTGCGCAGATGTTTAAGGACACGCCGCTGTGGGGGGTGGGCTTCGGCCGTTTCTACGACAAGAAGCTGCCGTACCTCACCGACCGCCGGCAGTCTTTCGAGCTCGAATCGATCCGCCCGCTGCACCACCACAACACGCTGCTCGGCCTCTTGGTCGAGACCGGCATGCTCGGCCTCTTCGCCTTCCTGGCGGTGCTCGCCGGCATGGCTTGGGTCGGTTGGCGCCTCGCGCACGACATGACGCTGTCGTCCGACTGCAACCGTCTCGGCCTGTTGTGCCTCGGCGCGGTGGTGAATTACCTGCCGTCCGCATTGTTCCACGACTTGTCGCTGATCCACAGCGAGCAATGGCTGCTCTTCACCGTCGCCGGCGCCGCTACGGGGTGTTGGCTCAACGCCGACCGCTCGGCGATTGAATCCGACGACGCCCTCCCCTTCCCGTCTGTCGCCGACGCCCCGCCCCAACAAGCCGTCGCCTAA
- a CDS encoding GumC domain-containing protein: MPTDNATLTPARLVQLFQTHRTLLVAPAIAGAVLAALSTFVLPRDWKAVQGLVIRSDAAGYTEQRLGKFTDLSEMKTVQETLLELARSQSVVTAVLTEVLGQEPSRQDIADFRDKLRLTPPGGAEFGKTEVFYIGVLNPNRDLAIALVKALTRQLDLRLNELRDERAGSMVAEVERSVDIARQQLHLQAERLAAYEGGIGADLIELRHLTSPGGGQSELSQKVLAIDADRRRYAERRSQNEALLAELQEAKNDPKRLLATPDALLNSQPALRRLKNGLVDAQLAVARTAGTRTMDHPLVVSARHAQEAVQRELVLELPTAIAGVELELEVAERREAELASQIETLRARSASLASQRSQYAELVATVEGQTAVLEKSLKQLADAKAALAGANSSSLLAPIDSVDTGAHPVGAGRTTVTAAGGLAGLLLGATLVFVLYAPRPEPAPATVNRTAATSPAAAARPNPTSTTNGRVTPAAAPAPDPRTRREALPLTTVSTIVTPQVRSLGA, translated from the coding sequence ATGCCTACCGACAACGCAACCCTGACGCCCGCCCGACTGGTGCAGTTGTTCCAAACGCACCGCACGCTGCTCGTCGCCCCGGCGATCGCGGGCGCCGTGCTCGCCGCGCTGAGCACGTTCGTCCTGCCGCGCGATTGGAAGGCCGTTCAAGGCCTCGTCATCCGCAGCGACGCCGCCGGCTACACCGAGCAACGCCTCGGCAAGTTCACCGACTTGTCGGAGATGAAGACCGTCCAAGAGACGCTGCTCGAGCTGGCCCGCAGCCAGAGCGTCGTTACGGCGGTGCTGACCGAGGTGCTCGGCCAAGAGCCCTCGCGCCAAGACATCGCCGACTTCCGCGACAAGCTGCGCCTCACGCCCCCCGGCGGCGCCGAGTTCGGCAAGACCGAGGTCTTCTATATCGGCGTGCTCAACCCCAACCGCGACCTCGCCATCGCCCTGGTGAAGGCGCTGACGCGGCAACTCGATCTGCGACTCAACGAACTGCGTGACGAACGCGCCGGCAGCATGGTCGCCGAAGTCGAACGCTCGGTCGACATCGCCCGCCAGCAGCTGCACCTCCAGGCCGAAAGGCTGGCGGCGTACGAGGGGGGCATCGGCGCCGACCTCATCGAATTGCGTCACCTCACCAGTCCCGGCGGTGGGCAGAGCGAACTCAGCCAGAAGGTCCTGGCGATCGACGCCGACCGCCGCCGGTACGCCGAGCGCCGCTCGCAGAACGAAGCGTTGCTCGCCGAACTACAAGAGGCCAAGAACGACCCGAAACGGTTGCTCGCCACGCCCGACGCGTTACTCAACAGCCAACCCGCGCTGCGGCGGCTGAAGAACGGCCTGGTGGACGCCCAGCTCGCCGTCGCCCGCACCGCCGGCACGCGGACGATGGACCACCCGCTGGTGGTCTCGGCCCGTCACGCCCAAGAGGCCGTGCAGCGCGAGCTCGTCCTTGAACTGCCCACGGCGATCGCCGGCGTTGAACTCGAGCTCGAAGTCGCCGAGCGCCGCGAGGCGGAGCTCGCCTCGCAGATCGAAACGCTCCGCGCCCGTTCGGCAAGCCTGGCGTCGCAACGCTCGCAGTACGCCGAGCTCGTCGCCACCGTCGAGGGCCAAACCGCGGTGCTCGAGAAGTCGCTCAAGCAACTCGCCGACGCCAAAGCCGCCCTCGCCGGCGCCAACTCGTCGAGTCTGCTCGCGCCGATCGATAGCGTCGATACGGGCGCTCACCCCGTCGGCGCCGGCCGCACCACGGTAACAGCCGCCGGCGGCTTAGCGGGGCTGCTGCTCGGCGCCACGCTGGTCTTCGTCCTCTACGCCCCGCGCCCCGAGCCAGCGCCGGCCACCGTCAACCGCACGGCGGCGACATCCCCCGCGGCTGCCGCGAGACCGAACCCCACGTCCACGACCAACGGCCGTGTCACCCCCGCCGCCGCCCCGGCCCCCGATCCGCGGACGCGTCGCGAAGCGCTTCCCCTCACGACCGTCTCGACCATCGTGACCCCGCAGGTCCGCAGCCTCGGCGCTTGA
- a CDS encoding polysaccharide deacetylase family protein: protein MPMNMLRRSLLSLYQGATASLRMRSVRQLAEAGRAPVGVLFYHRIADTYPNEWTLPVAEFRRQLNWLAKRFDFVSLSEAQRRLADGKSRRPAVAITFDDGYGENCEAAIPLLLKRRIPFTYFVSTRIIRDQTAFPHDLEAGQRLRPNTITELRAMADAGVDVGAHTRTHADLGKCTDPEWLRDEIVGSIEDIEQWTGRRPQSFAFPYGQTDNLTPEAMRVAREAGVRVVCSAYGAYNLPEQVSKEWGPFHLRRIHADAEWVRFANWMTFDPRKLLAIDPINDDAYLSSDNADQEATLPMEACRG, encoded by the coding sequence ATGCCTATGAACATGCTTCGCCGCTCGCTGCTGAGTCTCTACCAGGGCGCCACCGCGTCGCTGCGGATGCGCTCGGTTCGGCAGTTGGCAGAAGCAGGACGGGCGCCGGTGGGCGTGTTGTTCTACCACCGTATCGCGGACACTTACCCCAACGAGTGGACGCTGCCGGTTGCGGAGTTCCGTCGGCAGTTGAACTGGCTCGCGAAGCGGTTCGATTTCGTGTCGCTCAGCGAGGCGCAGCGCCGCCTCGCCGACGGCAAGAGCCGCCGCCCCGCCGTGGCGATCACGTTCGACGACGGTTACGGCGAGAACTGCGAAGCCGCGATCCCGCTGCTCTTGAAGCGCCGGATACCGTTCACCTACTTCGTCTCGACGCGGATCATCCGCGACCAAACAGCGTTCCCGCACGACCTCGAAGCGGGCCAGCGTTTGCGGCCGAACACGATCACCGAGCTCCGCGCGATGGCCGACGCCGGCGTTGATGTTGGCGCGCATACGCGGACTCACGCCGACCTCGGCAAGTGCACCGATCCCGAATGGCTTCGCGACGAGATCGTCGGATCGATCGAAGACATCGAGCAGTGGACCGGCCGCCGGCCGCAATCGTTCGCGTTCCCCTATGGCCAGACCGACAACCTCACTCCCGAAGCGATGCGGGTCGCCCGTGAGGCGGGCGTCCGTGTCGTCTGCTCGGCTTACGGCGCCTACAATCTGCCGGAGCAAGTCTCGAAGGAGTGGGGACCGTTCCATCTGCGACGCATCCATGCCGATGCCGAATGGGTGCGGTTCGCGAACTGGATGACGTTCGACCCGCGGAAGCTGCTGGCTATCGATCCGATCAACGACGACGCCTACCTCTCGAGCGACAACGCCGATCAGGAAGCGACGCTGCCGATGGAGGCCTGTCGTGGCTGA
- a CDS encoding lipopolysaccharide biosynthesis protein: MAESVVKERQRRQRIGLSPETLLSSIVLVLVVNLVQRSVGFGRAVLFCRWMDPEELGHWEMAYSFLLLAAPLAVLGLPGSFGRYLERYRQRGQLWLFLRRTTFWTFTLAGATIAVMAWRRADMAQLVFGGADRAGLMLGVLCCLATVILHHFLEAVFAGLRMFRVVSAMHFTQSMSFALVSLSLLAFWRDVTASVVLGYGIACLLSIVGVLTWAALRVDRSDDAGDPVAHSEFWPPLMRFAVWVWVTNLLTNVYGVIDRYMIIHFAGFDTDEALAQVGNYHTSNIVPVLLISFANLLVGAMTPHLSHDWEAGRRDAVSGRLNLILKLATMTMLAAGVVLLTVCPVLFRLAFGDKYDTGLAVLPWTMANCVWFSLLLVAQQYVWCAEKSHRATPPLVAGLVVNVILNLILLPPLGLLGAVIATAAATLLTLLGQLYVNHRTGMQLHRGTILAMLTPALLILGPVPAAIGALAILVLAIARGWLLTPHERQQITATALERLSRFTTRLGTSP; the protein is encoded by the coding sequence GTGGCTGAGTCGGTCGTCAAAGAGCGGCAGCGGCGACAACGCATCGGGCTCAGCCCCGAGACGCTCTTGTCGAGCATCGTCCTGGTGCTTGTCGTTAACCTGGTGCAGCGCAGCGTTGGCTTTGGCCGGGCCGTGCTGTTCTGTCGCTGGATGGACCCGGAAGAGCTGGGCCACTGGGAGATGGCGTACAGCTTCCTGCTGCTCGCGGCGCCGCTGGCGGTGCTCGGGCTGCCGGGGTCGTTTGGTCGTTATCTCGAACGCTACCGCCAACGCGGGCAGCTGTGGCTGTTCCTGCGCAGAACGACATTCTGGACGTTCACACTCGCCGGCGCGACGATCGCCGTCATGGCGTGGCGTCGCGCCGACATGGCGCAGCTGGTCTTTGGCGGCGCCGACCGCGCTGGCTTGATGCTCGGCGTGCTCTGCTGCTTGGCGACGGTGATCTTGCACCACTTCCTCGAAGCGGTGTTCGCGGGGCTGCGGATGTTCCGCGTAGTCTCGGCGATGCACTTCACGCAGAGCATGTCGTTCGCCCTCGTCTCGCTATCGCTATTAGCGTTCTGGCGCGACGTGACGGCGAGCGTCGTGCTCGGCTACGGCATTGCCTGCCTGCTGTCGATCGTCGGCGTGCTGACGTGGGCGGCGCTGCGCGTGGACCGTTCGGACGACGCCGGCGACCCTGTCGCCCATAGCGAGTTCTGGCCGCCGCTGATGCGGTTCGCGGTGTGGGTGTGGGTCACCAACCTGCTGACGAACGTCTACGGCGTGATCGACCGCTACATGATCATCCACTTCGCCGGCTTCGACACCGACGAGGCCCTCGCCCAAGTCGGCAACTACCACACCAGCAACATCGTGCCGGTGCTGCTGATCTCGTTCGCGAACCTCTTGGTGGGGGCGATGACGCCGCACCTGAGCCACGACTGGGAGGCCGGCCGCCGCGACGCGGTGTCGGGCCGACTGAATCTGATCCTCAAGTTAGCGACCATGACGATGCTCGCCGCCGGCGTCGTACTGCTGACGGTCTGCCCGGTGCTGTTCCGTTTGGCGTTCGGCGACAAGTACGATACGGGCCTCGCCGTGCTGCCGTGGACGATGGCCAACTGCGTGTGGTTCTCGTTGCTACTAGTCGCGCAGCAGTACGTGTGGTGTGCGGAGAAGTCGCACCGCGCGACGCCGCCGCTTGTCGCCGGCCTCGTGGTCAACGTGATCCTCAACCTGATCCTGCTGCCGCCCCTGGGGCTGCTCGGCGCCGTCATCGCCACCGCAGCCGCGACGCTGCTGACTCTGCTCGGCCAGCTCTACGTCAATCACCGCACGGGGATGCAACTGCACCGTGGCACTATCCTGGCGATGTTAACCCCCGCATTGCTGATCCTCGGACCAGTTCCTGCCGCCATCGGCGCCCTAGCGATCCTCGTGCTCGCGATCGCCCGCGGCTGGCTCTTAACGCCGCACGAACGCCAACAAATCACCGCGACAGCGCTAGAACGCCTGAGCCGCTTCACCACAAGACTTGGGACGAGCCCCTAA
- a CDS encoding alkaline phosphatase family protein produces MEAIPTIVVAIDGLRASALGAYGQTAYETPAFDALAAEACTYEWVYARTPDPADFYAALARQVTAEGSVLVTNDASTTAPISQRFGKVVEIDPINFGEVAARIEDTQTAASWAAMIEPIFDAKEAGARLIWLHARGLYGPWEAPAELMAPLIDDDDPQVVPSVTRPDLHSDDDDERFSASCRYAAEVMTLDPSVGGCLELIEGLYEGEDYRLIVFGLRGFPLGEHGRIGGVDTRLYSEQQHVPLLVREPDLNSRFARSAKATTLDAAVGALLARAKPASGVVILDSPGSRAVLAGEWMLRAPADNAEAAELYVKPDDRWEQNDVASLQEEVVAELLALQKNPAESGVAPPGGDS; encoded by the coding sequence ATGGAAGCGATCCCCACTATCGTCGTCGCCATCGACGGCCTCCGCGCGTCGGCTCTCGGCGCGTACGGCCAAACTGCCTACGAGACGCCGGCGTTCGACGCTCTCGCCGCCGAGGCGTGCACTTACGAGTGGGTGTACGCGCGGACGCCCGACCCCGCCGATTTCTACGCCGCGTTGGCGCGGCAGGTGACGGCGGAGGGTTCGGTGCTCGTCACGAACGACGCATCAACGACGGCGCCGATCAGCCAGCGTTTCGGAAAGGTGGTCGAGATCGACCCGATCAACTTTGGTGAAGTAGCGGCAAGGATCGAAGACACCCAAACGGCGGCGAGTTGGGCGGCGATGATCGAGCCGATCTTCGACGCCAAGGAAGCCGGCGCGCGTCTCATCTGGCTGCATGCACGTGGGCTTTACGGCCCCTGGGAGGCGCCTGCGGAACTCATGGCGCCTCTGATCGATGACGATGATCCGCAGGTCGTTCCCTCGGTCACACGGCCCGACTTGCATTCCGATGACGACGACGAGCGTTTCTCCGCTTCGTGTCGCTACGCCGCGGAAGTGATGACTCTCGACCCAAGCGTTGGTGGATGCCTCGAGCTGATCGAAGGCCTCTACGAAGGCGAAGACTATCGGCTCATTGTCTTCGGTCTGCGTGGTTTTCCGCTCGGCGAGCACGGCCGCATCGGCGGCGTCGATACGCGGCTCTACAGCGAGCAGCAGCACGTGCCGCTCCTGGTGCGTGAGCCCGACCTCAACTCCCGCTTCGCTCGCTCGGCGAAGGCGACGACGCTCGACGCGGCTGTTGGCGCCCTGCTAGCACGGGCTAAGCCGGCGAGCGGCGTGGTTATCCTAGACTCGCCAGGTTCGCGCGCTGTGCTTGCTGGCGAGTGGATGCTGAGGGCGCCAGCTGACAACGCCGAAGCCGCTGAACTCTATGTCAAACCCGACGATCGTTGGGAGCAGAACGACGTGGCGTCGCTGCAAGAAGAGGTCGTCGCCGAGTTGCTAGCGTTGCAGAAAAATCCCGCCGAATCCGGCGTGGCCCCGCCGGGCGGCGACTCCTAA
- a CDS encoding WecB/TagA/CpsF family glycosyltransferase, with protein sequence MISEATSDDGAKDRVKLFGMTIDRLNLYQATQRVLDWALDDSFDGPCRYIVTPNLDHAVMYQHDAALRDAYRDAAMVVADGAPLVAVSGLFGKKLPERVAGSDLAPGLIAAADAASHEGERRVRVFLLGAGPGVADRAAFRIGQQWPGVDPVGTYCPPLGFEKDNAECERILALIAEAKPDVLLVGLGAPKQELWVSRFHQRIEAKVALCVGATIDFLAGEKRRSPRWMQRCGLEWAHRLASEPRRLAGRYARDAWEFPRLVWGEYRRSYSVGRSGS encoded by the coding sequence ATGATCTCCGAAGCAACTAGCGATGACGGCGCGAAGGATAGGGTCAAGCTGTTCGGTATGACGATCGATCGACTGAACCTTTATCAAGCGACCCAGCGCGTACTCGACTGGGCGCTCGATGATTCGTTCGACGGTCCGTGCCGTTACATCGTAACTCCGAACCTCGACCACGCCGTCATGTACCAGCACGACGCCGCGCTGCGCGACGCGTACCGTGACGCCGCGATGGTCGTCGCCGACGGCGCGCCGCTGGTGGCGGTATCGGGGCTGTTCGGCAAGAAGCTTCCCGAGCGCGTCGCCGGCAGCGACCTCGCGCCGGGCCTGATCGCCGCCGCCGACGCCGCCTCGCACGAAGGCGAGCGTCGCGTGCGCGTCTTCCTGCTCGGCGCCGGCCCCGGCGTCGCCGACCGCGCGGCGTTCCGCATCGGCCAGCAGTGGCCGGGCGTCGATCCCGTTGGCACGTACTGTCCGCCGCTCGGCTTCGAGAAGGACAACGCCGAGTGCGAACGAATCCTCGCCCTGATCGCCGAAGCCAAGCCCGACGTATTGCTCGTGGGGCTCGGCGCGCCGAAGCAAGAGCTGTGGGTCAGCCGCTTCCATCAGCGAATTGAAGCGAAAGTGGCGTTGTGCGTCGGCGCGACGATCGATTTTCTTGCCGGCGAGAAACGCCGCTCGCCGCGGTGGATGCAACGCTGCGGTCTCGAATGGGCCCACCGCCTCGCCAGCGAACCGCGCCGCCTCGCCGGCCGTTACGCCCGTGATGCTTGGGAGTTTCCCCGTCTGGTGTGGGGTGAGTACCGGCGGAGCTATTCGGTGGGTCGCTCCGGGAGCTGA